The DNA sequence GGCCGGCGGGGAGATGATGCCATCAGGCGCCAGGCAGTAGGTGGGCGAACCTGATTCCATGGCAGGTGCTGCCGTGGCGAGTGTGGGAGAAGCGGTGGCACAGAGGGTAGCCAGGGCGATGATGACGGGAACGGCGCTTCGGGTAGGGGCTGGCATGGAATTTCCTCAGATCCGAGACGGGAATCATATTGAGACGCAGATCATAAACTTTCCTTAACTGAAGTGTACGGTGCGTGGTAGGTGATTGGGAAGGTTTTGAAGAGCTGAAAATAGGCTCTGAGCAGCTGTTTTTATATCCTCATATATTATTTTCGGGGCCTGGAATCTCGTTGGCGGTGATTCCGTGCGACATAATCCCGGGGAGCGCAGTGCGGTTTGCAGTGTGATTGGTGCCGGGCGCGGTCGAGAGCAGTCGTACCTTGTCCGGGTTCCACGATTCCTCTGAGCGGTTCTCCTATTCGTGCCTTCCGCAGGTAAGTTGGGGAGGGTATTTGACTTCAGGACGGTTAGAGGAGAAACTCCCCGGTGGCAAAGCTGCTCTTCAGGTTGGGCCGATGGTCCTATAACCGCAAGTGGATCGTGATTTCTGCCTGGTTACTCATCCTGGCCATCGTCGCGGGACTCGCGCTTTCACTGCAGCGTGGATTTACCGATACCTTCACCATTGATAACACTCCCTCCATCGATGCCACCGAGTCATTGGTGGAGAACTTCCCGGATCAGCCGAACCCGGTCACAGCCGCAGGTATCAATGTGGTCTTCCAGGCACCGGAGGGCATGACGCTGGAACACCCCGAGATGATGTTGGCGGTGGATTCCGTCGTTGAGACCCTGGAGGCCAACCTCGGTGATGAGATGACCGGAACTGACCGTTTCGGTAACCCGGCAGTGGTGTCGCCGGCCCTGGAGCAGCAGATCGTGGAGCAGATGACCGGCATGGGGCTGCCGGAGGAATCGGCCATCGAGGACGCCGCCAATCTCCGGATGCTCAGCGATGACGCCACCATCGGCTACACCACCTTCAACGTGGATGTGCCGGGCCCGGAGTATGTCACCTCCGAGCACCGTGATGCCATCAATGATGCCCTGGATAAGGGCCGTGACCTGGGCGTCCGCGTTGAGGCCGGTGGCGCGGGATTCGGTGATCCGATCCAGATTGAAACCACCAGTGAGATCATCGGCATCGGTATCGCCTTCCTTGTTCTTATCTTCACCTTCGGATCCCTCGTGGCTGCCGGTCTGCCGTTGATCACCGCGGTGATCGGCGTCGGCATCGGTGCGCTTTCCATTGTCCTGGCCACCACTTTCATGGATTTGAATAACATCACCCCGGTGTTGGCCGTGATGATCGGTCTGGCGGTGGGTATCGATTACGCCCTGTTCATCCTGTCCCGTTACCGCGCCGAATATAAACGGATGCCCCGTGCCGAGGCCGCCGGTATGGCGGTGGGCACCGCTGGTTCCGCCGTGGTGTTCGCCGGCGCCACTGTGATCATCGCGCTGGTTGCACTCGCAATCGCTGATATCGGCTTCCTCACCGTCATGGGTATCTCCGCCGCGTTCACCGTCTTGATGGCGGTGCTCATCGCGATCACCTTCATCCCGGCGCTGCTGGGTGTGCTGGGTGGTCGTGCGTTCAAGGGCAAGATCCCCGGGATCGCGGGCAACCCGACGCCGAAACAGACCTGGGAACAGGCGCTGAGCCGTCGTTCGAAGGGACGCACCTGGGTGACCTTTGTGCAGAAGGTTCCCGGTCTGGTGGTGGCCGTGGTGGTTCTGGGCCTGGGAGCCCTGTCCATTCCGGTCATCAACCTTGAGCTGGCGCTGCCCTCGGATTCCACGTCTAATATCGACACCACCCAACGCCAGTCCGCGGAGCTCATGGCGGAGGGCTTCGGGGCAGGTGTGAATGCGCCATTCCTGGTGGTGGTGGATGCGAATGAGGTCAACGCCGATGCGCTTGCATTGCAACCGCTCATCAGCGTCCAGGACACCGGTGAGCCCGGCTTTGACCGCGAGGCGGCCGCCCGCTTTGCGACGTTCCTGTACGTCACCCAGACCTATGATTCCAACCTGGATGTCAAGAACGCCCAGATCATCGGTGTGAACAATGACAGCACCGCAGCCCAGGTTCTGGTGACCCCCTTCACGGGACCTGCTGATCCCGCCACCACTGATCTGCTCCATGTCCTGCGCACCCAGGAAACCCAGATGGAGGACGCCACCGGGGTGGAACTGGGCACCACGGGACTCACCGCGGTGCAGCAGGACATCACCGAACAGCTGGAGGGGGCCATGCCTTTGTACCTGGCTGTGGTGGTGGGTCTGGCGATCTTCCTGCTGATACTGGTGTTCCGCTCAATCATGGTTCCGTTGGTCGCGGGACTCGGCTTCCTCCTGTCCGTCGGCGCGGCCTTCGGCGTAACTGTGCTGTTCTGGCAGGAGGGACTGTGGGATATCGTCAACACCCCGGGCCCGTTGATCTCCTTCATGCCGATCTTCCTCATCGGTGTCACCTTCGGCCTCGCCATGGACTACCAGGTCTTCCTGGTCACCCGCATGCGCGAGCACTACTCCCACCATGACGGCAAGGGGATCGCAGGGTCTAAGTACAGCCCGGTGGATCAATCGGTCATTGAGGGTTATACGCAGGGTTCCCGTGTGGTCACCGCCGCGGCGTTGATCATGATCGCGGTCTTCGCGGCGTTCATCGATCAGCCCCTGCCCTTCATCAAGGTCTTCGGCTTCGCGCTGGGTGTGGGCGTGTTCTTCGATGCCTTCTTTGTCCGCATGGGTCTGGTTCCCGCCTCCATGTTCCTCATGGGCCGGGCCACCTGGTGGATGCCCCGCTGGTTGGACAGAATCCTGCCCAGTCTTGACGTGGAGGGTTCCGCCCTGGAAAAGGAATGGGAGCGCAGCCAGGTCAGGCAGTAGAGTGGTCAACCATGTCTGCGGAAAAACCTGATCTCTCGTTCACGCTCCACACCAAGCTTGACGACGACACTCCCGGCAAGCACGGTCGCACCGGAACCATCCATACCCCCCACGGCGACATCAGAACCCCGGCTTTCATCCCGGTGGCCACCAAGGCGACCGTGAAAACCCTGACCCCGGAGCAGATCCGTGAAACCGGTGCACAGGCCATCCTGTCCAACGCGTACCACCTGTATCTGCAGCCGGGCTCCGATATCGTCGATGAAGCAGGGGGCGTCTCAACATTCGAGAACTGGCACGGTCCCACCTATACCGACTCCGGTGGATTCCAGGTGATGAGTCTGGGTTCCGGGTTCAAGAAGGTGCTGGCGATGGACACCGCCAACCTCACCCGTGAGGACATCAAGGCCGCGAAGAAGGAACGCATGGCCCATGTGGATGAGGACGGCGTTGATTTCAAGTCCTTCATCGACGGCTCCAAGCACCGCTTCACCCCGGAAGTCAGCATGCAGATCCAGCACCAGCTGGGTGCCGATATCATCTTCGCCTTCGATGAACTCACCACGCTCATCGACACCTATGACTACCAGGTTGAATCCGTTGAGCGCACCCGTCGTTGGGCACAGAGGTGTCTGCTGGAACATGAACGTCTGACACAGGAGCGCGTCGATAAGCCTCTGCAGTCGCTCTGGGGCGTCGTGCAGGGCGCCCAATATGAAGATCTGCGCAGAAATGCTGTCCACGGTCTGCTGGAGCTCGACCGCCGCGCGGTCGACGAGGGCCGTCGCGGTTTCGGCGGTTTCGGTATCGGCGGTGCTCTGGAGAAGGAGAACCTGGGCACCATCGTGGGCTGGGTCTGTGATGAACTGCCCGATGAAAAGCCTCGTCATCTCCTGGGGATTTCCGAGCCGGATGACCTCTTCGTGGCGGTTGAGGCAGGTGCGGACACCTTCGACTGCGTCGCACCGACCCGCTTGGGGCGACGAGGTGGCGTGTACACCCTGGATGGGCGCCTCAACCTGGTCAGCTCCCGCTTCAAGCGTGACTTCCGCCCCATTGATGAAGAGGTGGGCGGTTATGTCAGCCAGAACTACACCCGCGCCTATATCCAGCACCTGCTCAAGGCGAAGGAATTCCTGGCCGGGACCCTGTGCACCATGCACAACCTTCACTTCATGATCAAGCTTGTCGACGACATCCGTGCCTCCATCGACAATGGCACCTACTACGAGTTCAAGGAAGAATTCCTGGGAAGGTACTACGCCAACAAGAAATAGAGTCGGTGCACGGCTGGCACAACAGGAAAAGTATCCTGTAAATCCATGAGCGCTGATTCCTATTTCCTCCGCACCGGCCCCACCACCTTCCAACCCACCCCCCTGACTGAAGGTGCCTGGTCCCGGGAGGATTATCACTTCAGTGCGCTGGCTGGCCTGATGGTCCATGTCCTGGAAGAAAACCGCGGGAAAAGCCCCCTGCAGTTGGCGCAGCTCTCCTTCGATATCCTGGGCCGCCTGCCTTTTGCTGAGGTGGATATCAGGGTTGAGGTTCTACGTCCGGGGCGGACCATTGAACTGGTGGAGGCGGTGGCCACCATCGCGGGCAGAAGCGCGATCAGGGTGCGTGCCTGGTATCTGCTGGCCACTGATACGGAAGCAGAAGCCGGAACCCCCGCCACACCTCTCAAGGCACCGCAGGACTGCCCACCCCGGGACATCACCACGATATGGGGCGGTGGCTTCATGGAACAGTTGGAGGCCCGCGAGGCTGTTCCGGCAACCATTGGCCGGGGAGCCACCTGGCTCACCTCACCCACCAGTCTGGTTGCAGATGAGCCACAGATTCCGGTGGCCCAGTACTGCGCCTTGATTGATGTGTCCAATGGGATGGCGGTGCGTCAGGAGCCAGGGAAGTGGGCTTTCCCGAATGTGGATCTGACCGTGCATTTCTTCCGCCAGCCGGAAGGGGAGTGGGTGGGTATGGATACCAGCGTGGACTGGGGAGCCACCGGCATGGGCATCACCAGCACAGTGCTCCATGACATCCACGGGCCGGTGGGACGTGCGCTGCAGAGCGTGACACTCCGAAAGCTTTAAACGCCTGCGCCATAACCTTCCCGGCGCTTAACCCAGCCGATGACCAGGTAGGTCAGGGGCAGCATGACGATCTCAATGAGGGTCTTCCACAGGAAACCCACCAGGACGTAGTTGAAGAAATCAGAGCCGGTGGTGATGCCGATGACCGGTGCTGCGATCGCACAGAAGAGCAGGGTATCGCCCAGTTCACCGACCACGGTGGAACCGAGAAGACGCGCCCACAGGGATTTCTCACCCGTGCGTTTCTTGATGGCCACCAGCACATAGGCGTTGAGCAGCTGGCCCACCATATAACCGGCCAATGATGCCAATACGATCTGGGGCACCAGGCCCAGTGTGGCCTCGAAGGATTCCTGTCCCTCCCAGAAACTGGCAGCAGGCAACCAGATGGCGATATAGAAGGAGATGACGGCCACGATGGTGACCACGAAACCAGTGATGATGGCACGGCGGGTGGGACGCAGGCCGTAGCATTCAGCCAGCACATCACCGAGGATATAGGCGGCGGGGAAGAGGAAGAAGGCACCATCGGTGATCAGTGGTCCCAGTTCCACACCCTTGGATGCAGTTATGTTGGAAATCAGGAAGATTGCGGTGAACAGGGCCACAAGCACGGGGTACATGCTGGCCTGTAACGGAATGAACTGAGCTTTGCCGGACGCGGTGGCACTTGTAGTAGTACCGGCCACGCCCTGCCCAGACGTTGATGTGGTGTTGTCATTTTTCACGTTCACCACCTTAAACCCGCCGGTGGCACAGAGAGAATTCATAGATGAAAAATCTTTCATGATTGTTTCATGGTGGTTTCATCGGCCCGGATTTAACTAGGTGGTGTCAGCAAGGAAGACACCCTCCCGCCGAAAGGTTTGCACCATGACCACCACCCTGGATTTCACCACCTTCCATCCCCAGATCTCAACCATGGTTCCCGAGAAGCTCCCCGCAATCGCCGCCACCGGGCCGCGCCGGGAGGCACCACTGCCAGCGCGCATCCAGGCCAGCTACACCGCCCGCTTTGTTGCTTCCGCCGTTGCGCAGCACCCACAGGATTTCCACCTGATCGCTGGCGGGGACCTCACCCCGGCCCCTGGTGATGTGGTGATCGCACGCATCAGCCACATCAGTAACCACAAGCGCGTGGAAACCCCGGCGTCCCGCAAGGCAGTGCTTTTCGACGGCGCCCTGGTCATGCTCGCCTATGGACACCGCTATGCAGCCGATCAGTTCCTGGCCCATGTTCCCGACAACCTGGACCACTGCCACCTGGTAGCTGCCGGAGGCATCGCCGGGGTGGTCACCGAACTGCATGACCGCATGGAAGAACCCACCGAGATCGAACCACTCGGCCTGCTGGCCACAACTGATGGGGTGGTCAATGTCCGTGACTTCGCAGCCTTCGACAACCCCCTGGCTGTGGCGGCCCCAAAGCAGCGCCCCAAGGTCATCGCCGTGCTGGGCACCTCCATGAACTCGGGCAAATCCACCACCCTGGCCTGCCTGGTCAACGGTCTCACCGCAGCCGGACAACAGGTTGCGGCAGGTAAGATCACCGGCACCGGTGCCGGAAATGACCGCATGCTCTATCACGATGCCGGCGCACACCGCGTGGTGGACTTCACCGATTTCGGATACCCCACCACTTTCAAGATGAACTTTGCTGAAATCCGCGCACTCACCGTCAACATGATCAACACCCTGTCTGCCGGTTCCGACACCGTCATCGTGGAGATCGCCGATGGCATCTACCAGGGTGAAACCGCCCGCCTGCTCCGCGATGAACTTTTCCAGGAGTGCGTGGACTCCGTGGTCTTCTCCGCCGTGGACGCACTCGGTGCCAAGGCCGGTGCGGAGGAACTGATCAAGGCCGGCCTGAAGGTCTCAGCCGCCGCCGGTGTCATGACAGCCTCCCCACTGGCCACCGCTGAAGCTGCTGGAGTACTGGAGTCACTGGGGGTACCGGTGATCTCCACCTTCGCACTGACGGAACCTGAGGTGGCCACCGGGGTTGTGGAGTTCTAAAATGCCACCGATCTGGTCCGGCCGCCGCCGCATCCTCCTGATAGAACTGGCCCTTCTCGGAAGCCTGCAGGCCATCGTGGCGATCATCATGTCACTGACCGTCATGCGCATCCTGGAAGGTGCCACAGGACTGAGCATCCTCCTCATCGCCACGGTGCTCGCCATCGGTGGTGCCCGCTGGGTGGAGCGGGTGATCTCCGAAGACCTGGGCCAGGACTATGTGCACCAGATACGCGCCGGGCTGGTCACTGCAGCACTTACCCCGGGGAACACCTCCTCCCTGGGAGTGACTGTCACCCGGGCCAGCAATGACCTCAGTGCGGTTC is a window from the Corynebacterium faecale genome containing:
- a CDS encoding queuosine precursor transporter — encoded protein: MNSLCATGGFKVVNVKNDNTTSTSGQGVAGTTTSATASGKAQFIPLQASMYPVLVALFTAIFLISNITASKGVELGPLITDGAFFLFPAAYILGDVLAECYGLRPTRRAIITGFVVTIVAVISFYIAIWLPAASFWEGQESFEATLGLVPQIVLASLAGYMVGQLLNAYVLVAIKKRTGEKSLWARLLGSTVVGELGDTLLFCAIAAPVIGITTGSDFFNYVLVGFLWKTLIEIVMLPLTYLVIGWVKRREGYGAGV
- the tgt gene encoding tRNA guanosine(34) transglycosylase Tgt produces the protein MSAEKPDLSFTLHTKLDDDTPGKHGRTGTIHTPHGDIRTPAFIPVATKATVKTLTPEQIRETGAQAILSNAYHLYLQPGSDIVDEAGGVSTFENWHGPTYTDSGGFQVMSLGSGFKKVLAMDTANLTREDIKAAKKERMAHVDEDGVDFKSFIDGSKHRFTPEVSMQIQHQLGADIIFAFDELTTLIDTYDYQVESVERTRRWAQRCLLEHERLTQERVDKPLQSLWGVVQGAQYEDLRRNAVHGLLELDRRAVDEGRRGFGGFGIGGALEKENLGTIVGWVCDELPDEKPRHLLGISEPDDLFVAVEAGADTFDCVAPTRLGRRGGVYTLDGRLNLVSSRFKRDFRPIDEEVGGYVSQNYTRAYIQHLLKAKEFLAGTLCTMHNLHFMIKLVDDIRASIDNGTYYEFKEEFLGRYYANKK
- a CDS encoding MMPL family transporter; translated protein: MAKLLFRLGRWSYNRKWIVISAWLLILAIVAGLALSLQRGFTDTFTIDNTPSIDATESLVENFPDQPNPVTAAGINVVFQAPEGMTLEHPEMMLAVDSVVETLEANLGDEMTGTDRFGNPAVVSPALEQQIVEQMTGMGLPEESAIEDAANLRMLSDDATIGYTTFNVDVPGPEYVTSEHRDAINDALDKGRDLGVRVEAGGAGFGDPIQIETTSEIIGIGIAFLVLIFTFGSLVAAGLPLITAVIGVGIGALSIVLATTFMDLNNITPVLAVMIGLAVGIDYALFILSRYRAEYKRMPRAEAAGMAVGTAGSAVVFAGATVIIALVALAIADIGFLTVMGISAAFTVLMAVLIAITFIPALLGVLGGRAFKGKIPGIAGNPTPKQTWEQALSRRSKGRTWVTFVQKVPGLVVAVVVLGLGALSIPVINLELALPSDSTSNIDTTQRQSAELMAEGFGAGVNAPFLVVVDANEVNADALALQPLISVQDTGEPGFDREAAARFATFLYVTQTYDSNLDVKNAQIIGVNNDSTAAQVLVTPFTGPADPATTDLLHVLRTQETQMEDATGVELGTTGLTAVQQDITEQLEGAMPLYLAVVVGLAIFLLILVFRSIMVPLVAGLGFLLSVGAAFGVTVLFWQEGLWDIVNTPGPLISFMPIFLIGVTFGLAMDYQVFLVTRMREHYSHHDGKGIAGSKYSPVDQSVIEGYTQGSRVVTAAALIMIAVFAAFIDQPLPFIKVFGFALGVGVFFDAFFVRMGLVPASMFLMGRATWWMPRWLDRILPSLDVEGSALEKEWERSQVRQ
- a CDS encoding thioesterase family protein yields the protein MSADSYFLRTGPTTFQPTPLTEGAWSREDYHFSALAGLMVHVLEENRGKSPLQLAQLSFDILGRLPFAEVDIRVEVLRPGRTIELVEAVATIAGRSAIRVRAWYLLATDTEAEAGTPATPLKAPQDCPPRDITTIWGGGFMEQLEAREAVPATIGRGATWLTSPTSLVADEPQIPVAQYCALIDVSNGMAVRQEPGKWAFPNVDLTVHFFRQPEGEWVGMDTSVDWGATGMGITSTVLHDIHGPVGRALQSVTLRKL
- a CDS encoding DUF1611 domain-containing protein, with the protein product MVPEKLPAIAATGPRREAPLPARIQASYTARFVASAVAQHPQDFHLIAGGDLTPAPGDVVIARISHISNHKRVETPASRKAVLFDGALVMLAYGHRYAADQFLAHVPDNLDHCHLVAAGGIAGVVTELHDRMEEPTEIEPLGLLATTDGVVNVRDFAAFDNPLAVAAPKQRPKVIAVLGTSMNSGKSTTLACLVNGLTAAGQQVAAGKITGTGAGNDRMLYHDAGAHRVVDFTDFGYPTTFKMNFAEIRALTVNMINTLSAGSDTVIVEIADGIYQGETARLLRDELFQECVDSVVFSAVDALGAKAGAEELIKAGLKVSAAAGVMTASPLATAEAAGVLESLGVPVISTFALTEPEVATGVVEF